Proteins found in one Homalodisca vitripennis isolate AUS2020 chromosome 4, UT_GWSS_2.1, whole genome shotgun sequence genomic segment:
- the LOC124359996 gene encoding G-protein coupled receptor Mth-like, whose translation MEPVTIVTQRPQTELTIFRWVQVIVIIVVIVCNAYYLHVVNTRYVPVSLRCEQELLNKLENVADFKIGDVLMEEFRYSQGTFWPDTNTVKGCPCHLKTCVVKCCPFDESFHSKSNLTCSPDNSTTVYSTISNTTVYNRLRDARREALHIKMTNQSDFVVFSNTKCSHGKTERTIMFYEEVEEAVLIEDGTVLTGDLTYIDVDEYCIELLEGQSRIFHLQCVEYYKSIENIVRVIYEFIDPEGWFISQACLVITLLIYVTLPQLRNLHGKLLISYLISLVLLNAALFIEIILPYQVPQRFLQFCVLSIPSWVTVLCVDLWLVFSRPLRFRHDSRSGSRPQWGRFLIYSAFGWGIPLLFCTFTQAVGVNLGISDSCPKFTLQRDPCFFNKNRSIKLLLSFPTLFMLEINFLLFLSLLFYMHNHFNQIESISTESSRRHAQFARHNLRLYIKLAFITGVDWLFIHICISDIFNTEISKVLALIVYYCQGFTIFVILICNQYTCRLIRKRLCPLKNVHT comes from the coding sequence ATGGAGCCGGTAACCATTGTAACTCAGAGACCTCAAACGGAACTGACTATTTTCCGGTGGGTTCAAGTGATTGTGATCATCGTCGTTATTGTCTGCAACGCATATTACCTTCATGTTGTAAACACAAGATATGTGCCAGTGTCATTGAGGTGTGAACAGGAGCTTCTCAACAAACTTGAAAATGTTGCTGACTTCAAGATTGGTGACGTACTAATGGAGGAGTTCAGGTATTCCCAAGGAACTTTTTGGCCTGATACGAACACTGTTAAGGGATGTCCTTGTCATTTGAAAACTTGTGTCGTTAAGTGTTGTCCTTTTGATGAGAGCTTTCACTCAAAATCTAACCTAACTTGCTCTCCTGACAATTCAACGACAGTGTATTCCACGATATCGAACACAACAGTTTACAACAGGCTACGGGACGCTCGACGGGAAGCACTTCACATTAAAATGACCAATCAGTCTGACTTTGTTGTGTTTAGTAATACTAAGTGTTCGCATGGTAAAACTGAAAGAACAATCATGTTCTATGAAGAAGTAGAAGAAGCAGTTTTGATTGAAGATGGAACAGTACTAACTGGAGATCTGACTTATATAGATGTAGATGAGTATTGTATTGAATTACTTGAAGGGCAAAGCAGAATATTTCACTTGCAATGTGTCGAGTACTACAAATCTATAGAAAACATAGTAAGAGTAATATACGAATTTATTGATCCCGAAGGATGGTTTATCTCCCAAGCATGTTTAGTGATAACGCTTCTTATCTATGTCACATTACCACAACTTCGAAATCTTCACGGAAAGTTGCTCATAAGCTACTTAATATCTTTGGTTTTACTGAATGCGGCTTTATTCATAGAAATTATCTTGCCCTATCAAGTACCACAGAGATTTTTACAGTTCTGTGTTCTGTCCATACCGAGTTGGGTGACAGTGTTGTGTGTAGACTTGTGGCTTGTTTTCAGTCGGCCATTACGATTTCGCCATGATTCACGCTCTGGCTCTCGTCCTCAGTGGGGGAGGTTCCTGATCTACTCTGCATTTGGCTGGGGAATTCCTCTTCTCTTCTGTACTTTTACGCAAGCTGTTGGTGTTAACCTTGGAATTTCCGACTCCTGTCCCAAATTTACATTACAGAGAGATCCTTGTTTCTTCAATAAGAATCGAAGTATAAAATTACTTCTATCTTTCCCGACATTATTCatgttagaaattaattttttactatttctctCGCTCTTATTTTACATGCACAATCATTTTAACCAGATAGAGAGCATCTCTACAGAGTCCTCTCGGCGGCATGCTCAGTTCGCTAGACATAATCTCCGCTTGTACATCAAACTCGCTTTTATCACTGGAGTCGACTGGCTGTTTATACACATTTGTATCAGTGACATATTTAATACTGAAATATCTAAAGTACTCGCTTTAATCGTGTATTACTGTCAGGGATttactatatttgtaattttgatttgtaatcAATATACCTGTAGACTTATACGTAAAAGATTGTGtccattaaaaaatgtacatacttAG
- the LOC124359995 gene encoding G-protein coupled receptor Mth2-like, whose amino-acid sequence MEPLTIVTQRPKTELTIFRWVQMIVIIIVIVCNAYYLHVVNTRYVPVSLRCEHELLNKLENVADFKIGDVLMEEFEYSQGTFWTDTNTVKGCPCHLKTCVVKCCPFDKSFHSKSNLTCSKDDSTTVSSTILNTTVYYRLKDSLRDRLHIKITNQSDFDVFSNTKCSQSKTERQIVTYEEVEEAVLIEDGMVLTQNLAYIDVDEYCIELLNGQSKMFYVDCVENYNSIENIAKVIYEFIEPEGWYISQGCLVITLLIYVTLPQLRNLHGKLLMSYLIALILLNTVFFSILVLPFKVPLIFLQFCILTIPSWVTVLCVDLWLVFSRPLRFRHDSRSGSRPQWGRFLTYSAFGWGIPLLFCTLTQAVGVNPGMSDSCPEFTLKRDPCFFNKNRTIKLFLSFPTLFMLEINFVLFLSLLFHLRNHFNQTETISTESSRRHARFARHNLRLYFKLAFITGIDWLFIHICISDIIENEISVVLALIVFYCQGFIIFVILICNPYVCRLIRQKLSPLKDVHT is encoded by the coding sequence ATGGAGCCTTTAACCATTGTAACTCAGAGACCTAAAACGGAACTGACTATTTTCCGGTGGGTGCAAATGATTGTGATCATCATCGTTATTGTCTGCAACGCATATTACCTCCATGTTGTAAACACAAGATATGTGCCAGTGTCGTTGAGGTGTGAACATGAGCTTCTCAACAAACTTGAAAATGTTGCTGACTTCAAGATTGGTGACGTACTAATGGAGGAGTTCGAGTATTCCCAAGGAACTTTTTGGACTGACACTAACACAGTTAAGGGATGTCCTTGTCATTTAAAAACTTGTGTAGTTAAGTGTTGTCCTTTTGATAAGAGCTTTCACTCAAAATCTAACCTAACTTGCTCTAAAGACGATTCAACGACAGTGTCTTCCACAATATTGAACACAACAGTTTATTACAGACTAAAGGATTCTCTAAGGGATCGACTTCACATTAAAATAACCAATCAAAGTGACTTTGATGTGTTTAGTAATACTAAGTGTTCACAAAGTAAAACTGAAAGACAAATCGTGACGTATGAAGAAGTGGAGGAAGCGGTTTTGATTGAAGACGGAATGGTGCTAACGCAAAATCTAGCTTATATAGATGTAGATGAGTATTGCATTGAATTACTTAATGGACAAAGCAAAATGTTTTACGTGGATTGTGTTGAAAATTACAACTCTATAGAAAACATAGCAAAAGTCATATACGAATTTATTGAACCTGAAGGATGGTATATCTCCCAAGGATGTTTAGTGATAACGCTTCTCATCTATGTCACATTACCACAACTTCGAAATCTTCACGGAAAGTTGCTAATGAGCTATTTGATAGCTTTAATTCTACTGAATACGGTTTTTTTCTCAATATTGGTTTTGCCCTTTAAAGTACCACTGATATTTCTACAGTTCTGTATCTTAACCATACCGAGTTGGGTGACAGTGTTGTGTGTGGACTTGTGGCTTGTTTTCAGTAGGCCGCTACGATTTCGCCATGATTCACGCTCTGGCTCTCGCCCTCAGTGGGGGAGGTTCCTGACCTACTCTGCATTTGGCTGGGGAATTCCCCTCCTCTTCTGCACCCTTACGCAAGCAGTTGGTGTCAATCCAGGAATGTCCGACTCCTGTCCCGAATTTACGTTAAAGAGAGACCCTTGTTTTTTCAATAAGAAtcgaactataaaattatttctgtctTTCCCAACACTGTTCATGctagaaattaattttgtactgtttctCTCGCTCTTGTTTCATTTACGTAATCACTTTAATCAGACAGAAACCATTTCTACCGAATCCTCTAGGCGACATGCTCGGTTCGCTAGACATAATCTCCGTTTGTACTTCAAACTCGCTTTTATCACTGGAATCGACTGGCTATTCATACACATTTGTATAAGTGACATAATTGAAAACGAAATCTCTGTAGTACTTGCCTTAATCGTATTTTACTGCCAGGGTTTTATTATCtttgtaattttgatttgtaatcCATATGTTTGTAGACTTATACGTCAAAAATTGAGTCCATTAAAAGATGTGCACACTTAG